Sequence from the Vicia villosa cultivar HV-30 ecotype Madison, WI unplaced genomic scaffold, Vvil1.0 ctg.000460F_1_1, whole genome shotgun sequence genome:
TTAATTACTTGACTCAATAATTGCTTTTGTGTAAACAGATACCCAAGTTAATGAAGCATCTGGTTCAATTTCAAAATCTTAGACAATTGGAATTATTTATTTCCGGAAAGGATGATCCTAATAAAGACTACTTTTggattttggatattataatggctTCTAAGTATCTCCAAAAACTCTCTCTAACGGTTAGTTAATCGCAACCAATTAGTATATGTAAATTATGTATTTTAGTATatatcatgattttatttttggcCGTAACGCCTCCCCTCTCTtttcattatttatatatatttctcgtttgtatttaaatttatttttttcatttttcagatTAAAAACGAACATAGAGAAAAATCACACATGGTTGGATCTAATAGGCGAAGAAGAGAAAATGCAGGGGTTTTCCATAATGATTTAAAATATGTGAAGTTAAATGGCTGTGTTTGCTCTGGGAATATATTGGAGTTAGCTAGTCACCTATTGAGAAGTGCGAAATCGCTTAAGCAAATTACTTTTAGTTCTCGTGATGATTTCTATATAGGTGCTGGAAGATGGACTGAGGGCTTCAACCGTTGTTGTTGGTATGATCGGAATCTTATACATGAGATGCTTAAAGATGAAGTAAATGAAGAATGTGAACTCATAATTTTGTAGtgttgtgttatttatttataatgaatTATATATTGTTTTAAGTTTATTCATTCCCACCAACATTTTATGATTTACATTAACGATATGAAGGAGTCATTGTAGTGTTAGACATTTAAGTTACGTTAGTCTGTATTTGAAGGAAAGAAATAATTTGGAGTGTCTTATGAAATCAAATATATGAAAAGATGAAATAACATAGTAACATGAAAAGTATACATCCTAAAGTACAAATTCAAAAACAATGACAGCGGAAAAATAATGTTACAGAACGAATGTGCGTGTTCCGAAGAATGAAATTCAATAGCATATTCCGTATCTCAATATTAGGTATGCAAAATCGCAGCCAAAGCTATTACAAGCCCAAGAGCCACACATTTTCCATACACAATCTTCACTGAGCCAGAATTCTGTTCTTTTGGATTAGTTACCTGCGACGAATCTGAAGATGTATCCTTATCGGGTTTAGGCGCCTTTGCTGTATCAGTTGAAGGTTCTGGTGCCAAAGACGGACCCTTTGTAGGTGCCTTAGCAACGGAAAAGAAATCCATAGGAAGAAGCACTTTGCCAACTTTATAGATAGCAAGATGCTTATCGGTATATATAATGCCATTGATTGATTGTAGTGTTTATTTCACCTGTTGATATGTTCACACTTCCACCGTAACTTACAACATTCAGTTCCACCTTTCCTGGTTTAGCTCCGGCAAGTGTTCTCACAGGGTTGGTTAGAATATCAAAATTTGAGCTAGATACATATAGTCTGAAATAACATGGAACTGCAAGAGCTCGAGTTTCTGTCCATCGGAAAGAGAGTTGAGGAGTCATCTCTGGTGCAAGAATTGTTAATCCGCCTGTTTTTGTAGTCAATAGTTGCGAATTGAGTTGGTTGATCAATTGAGTGGTTTTCATGAGTCGGATTAGGACGTTGAATGACTTTGCTTTTCTCAGGATTCCGACTATGTCAACCGCTGCGTCTGAAGTGTCAGGTGTGGAGTCAGTAGGTGATTCCGGCAATGAAGGTACCAATGGTTTGGGAGATGCAGCTGGCGTGGTCGGGGAAGGTAGTGTAGGTTGTACTGGAGCATTAGCAGGTGATAATTGAGATAAAGTAGTGGTGATAGAATACAAAAGCGAAATTAGTATTGCGAGGGAGAAGGACAAGAGATGAGATTGCTTATTCAACATCATTTTGGTTTTGATGAATAAGGGCTATGGTGCTTTTGCAGGATATGCAAATTGTACTACCTCGATGTATTGATGAGATTCAGGAATTGGCTTTTATAGAGAACAAAACATGAGAGTGATTTATGAACATTCTGATAAGGAGGTTGTGATTTGTTATCAGAAAGTTAAAAATTTTTTGCAACTGAAACAGAGTGAAAGAGATACCAAATCTAACTAATGTATAAGTAATACTTGCATAGTATTTGGCTGTTTGTATATGAGATATTCCACTAATAATCATAAGTTTAACTATACATTTCTATTGCTATTTCTTTCACGTGTCCTTGTCAACTATAAATCTCATCTTGTCATAAGCAAAGAGATTAAGGTGTTGCATCAATCAGCCAAGGTAGATATCATATGAGATTATTTGGTTTGGGAGGTCGGTAcaaatactcttagaattgaatCTAATTAGATTTTACTCTTGTAAAAACTGAGAATTACCCTAAATTACAAATAAATGTTTAAATTTATTCTCATTCAGGATtcttaatattgttttttttaagcAAGCTACATTAAAGGAGAACAAAAGTTCTCAAACTCGGTTACAAAAAATCCGAGAAATACTACTCggaaaaaaaatattacacaCCTAATGAAACTTAAGAGATATAAAACAAAGGGTTTttacaaaactcataaaaattacaattggttTGTGTAATATTCCCAATAAAAGACCACCTCCGTAACACCGCTTTAATGTTCCAAACAATATCCATAACGCTCCAATCTTCCTCTCTAAAAATAATTTCATTCCTAAAGTTCCACAAACACCAAATCATAGCTAACCAAACACatcattcttttcctttttttaccCTCTTGTGTTTACAAAAACTACTCCATCTCAAAAAACTATCCTTAAGATCAACCATTCCCACTTCACCAAAATCTATCCAACCGGCCACTTCCTTCCACACTAAAGTGACAACTTGACAACCAATAAACAAATGATAAGTAGATTCGGTATTTGCTCcacaaaaaacacaagaaatatcaTTGAAATTAGAAAGAATACCTCGACGAACAAGCAAATCTTTTGTAGGAATCTTCTCAATAAAACACCTCCATCCAAAAGCTTTTATTTTGAGAGGAACTCTCATCTTCCAAATAAGACTAAACGCCTTATCATTAAAATTGGCCGGACCAAAAGGGACAAAAGAGGAGGAAAGGTAATCATAGCAACCTTTTACCCAAAAAGAATGATCCACACTATCGTTCCAAACCACCTTATCTTTTCCTTCCTTCTTCGGAGAAACTAGATTCAAATTATCATGTAACAAAAACAAATCATCGATTAAACCGGGGTTGTTCGGATAAGCAATTACAAGATCTCCCCATTTCCAAACCTCTCCCACCCAACCCCCCATACTACCCACCGAAACATCTTTCAAGAGGGAAGCCGAAAATAATGAAGGAAAAATGTCCCGCAAACACCCACTAGTCAACCAAGAAGAATGCCAAAAAGATACGGAAAAGCCATTACCTAAAGAGAAAGATACCTTCTTAACAAAAAAAAGTCCTCatattttcctttgaacaaagaAATAATGTCTTTCCACCAATACAATTTTGATTCCCCCCTCTTTCCTCCTCTTTCCCCATTAACAACTTCCAAATTAATATCACCGTAACGCGCCTTCAACACTTGGTATCACAAAGCCTTATTCTCCTCAAGAATCCTTCAT
This genomic interval carries:
- the LOC131628532 gene encoding uncharacterized protein LOC131628532, yielding MSVLVNGSPTKEFVVERGLRQGDPLSPFLYVIVAEGLKGLVNKAVENGDFMSFDINRLCSIDILQFADDTLLVGDGSWNHIWAIKSVLRAFEIVSSLGNGFSVSFWHSSWLTSGCLRDIFPSLFSASLLKDVSVGSMGGWVGEVWKWGDLVIAYPNNPGLIDDLFLLHDNLNLVSPKKEGKDKVVWNDSVDHSFWVKGCYDYLSSSFVPFGPANFNDKAFSLIWKMRVPLKIKAFGWRCFIEKIPTKDLLVRRGILSNFNDISCVFCGANTESTYHLFIGCQVVTLVWKEVAGWIDFGEVGMVDLKDSFLRWSSFCKHKRVKKGKE